In one Silene latifolia isolate original U9 population chromosome 10, ASM4854445v1, whole genome shotgun sequence genomic region, the following are encoded:
- the LOC141605504 gene encoding histidine kinase 5-like isoform X2: MEGYIVDNMDVEEEFTAVWPEDVNEAGSQVNVDRLRADQDMLKEVAINSETSEADLEHLNEMMGQSEKGSSQLSYLVQHWEYKQANAVRLLREEVDHLSKQREEAELKRLEILEPYDCNKVAPKKKYEVLAESKGLEIDAEYDTVVYWKQRAVFLEKMLEESRQREQALLEKLEGSIKNMEKQSSPVQELSDILKRADNFTHFILQNAPIVLGHMDKELRYRFIYNHYPSFKEADIIGKTETEIFSGAGVKESLDFKREVLERGIPGKREITFETELFGSKTFLMYVEPVLNKAGETIGINYIGMDITDQVKKRERMAKLQEEIAVQRATEIKLNKTIHITEETMMAKQMLATMSQEIKSPLTGVLGVADILSTTNMDRQQRELLNVMISSGDLVLQLINDILDLSKVESGVMRLEATKFRPREVVRHVLQTAAASLRKTLTLEGHISDDVPIEVIGDVLRIRQILTNLISNAIKFTHEGKVGIRLYVVAAPCTTEDQKFVNDHTDIQEKQGENPYGGQNKVDEPKTPSKGGETAFVDDRSYAAESPQTVWIRCDVYDTGIGITEHALPTLLKYMPASADHARKHGGRLAICKQLVELMGGHLTVSSKEHCGSTFTFELPYRVSSNSGNDSDDPDELPDATGQGNNTEAEDLTAGYFLFQPGTLGSSLFNSSRTQSTYGYSGLPDINPVSEKASDGFTIPQRHDKIEFKEDSRVSSRGV, translated from the exons ATGGAGGGGTATATAGTTGATAATATGGATGTTGAAGAAGAATTTACGGCAGTGTGGCCAGAAGATGTAAATGAAGCCGGGAGTCAAGTCAATGTAGATAGGCTGAGGGCAGATCAGGATATGTTAAAGGAAGTTGCAATCAATTCGGAAACTTCTGAGGCCGATTTGGAACATCTGAATGAAATGATGGGTCAGAGTGAGAAGGGTTCGTCTCAGTTGTCGTACCTGGTACAGCACTGGGAATACAAGCAAGCAAATGCTGTTCGCCTGCTGAGAGAAGAGGTTGACCACCTGAGCAAGCAGAGAGAAGAGGCTGAGCTCAAGAGGTTGGAGATCTTAGAGCCATACGATTGTAATAAAGTGGCGCCAAAGAAAAAATATGAGGTGCTTGCAGAAAGTAAAGGGCTAGAGATAGATGCAGAATATGATACGGTTGTGTACTGGAAACAAAGGGCAGTGTTCCTGGAGAAAATGTTGGAGGAAAGTAGGCAGAGAGAACAGGCATTACTGGAGAAGTTGGAGGGCAGCATTAAGAATATGGAGAAACAATCTTCACCTGTTCAAGAATTGTCCGACATTCTCAAAAGAGCTGATAACTTCACACACTTTATCCTTCAGAATGCACCCATTGTTCTTGGTCATATG GATAAGGAATTGCGCTACCGTTTCATTTACAACCACTACCCAAGCTTCAAAGAGGCT GACATTATTGGAAAAACAGAGACAGAAATTTTCTCTGGTGCTGGAGTAAAGGAGTCCCTGGACTTCAAGAGAGAAGTCCTAGAACGGGGAATACCTGGAAAAAGAGAGATAACATTTGAGACAGAGCTGTTTGGATCTAAAACATTTTTAATGTATGTGGAACCTGTGCTTAATAAGGCAGGAGAAACAATTGGTATCAATTACATTGGAATGGATATTACAGATCAG gtcaaaaaaagagaaagaatggCAAAGCTCCAGGAGGAGATAGCTGTACAGAGAGCAACGGAGATAAAGCTTAATAAGACGATACATATAACAG AGGAAACAATGATGGCTAAACAAATGCTAGCAACCATGTCTCAAGAGATTAAATCACCTTTGACTGGAGTTTTAGGCGTGGCTGATATTTTATCCACTACAAATATGGACAGGCAACAACGAGAGTTGTTGAATGTCATGATTTCTTCAGGAGACTTGGTGCTTCAGCTTATAAATGACATCCTTGACCTGTCTAAAGTCGAGTCAG GAGTTATGAGGTTGGAAGCTACAAAGTTCAGACCAAGAGAAGTGGTAAGGCATGTTCTTCAAACTGCTGCTGCATCCTTGAGGAAGACACTAACATTGGAAGGACATATTTCAGATGATGTTCCTATAGAG GTGATTGGAGATGTTCTCAGAATTAGGCAAATTCTGACTAATCTGATCAG CAATGCCATTAAATTCACCCATGAAGGCAAAGTTGGAATACGGCTTTATGTAGTGGCAGCTCCATGTACTACAGAAGATCAGAAGTTTGTCAATGATCACACTGACATTCAGGAAAAGCAAGGAGAAAATCCATATGGTGGTCAAAACAAGGTGGATGAACCTAAAACACCAAGCAAGGGCGGAGAAACTGCGTTTGTAGACGACAGAAGCTATGCTGCTGAATCTCCACAAACTGTGTGGATACGCTGTGACGTGTATGACACTGGCATTGGAATCACAG AGCATGCTTTGCCGACATTATTAAAGTACATGCCAGCCAGTGCGGATCATGCTCGGAAGCATGGTGGACGTCTTGCCATTTGCAAACAGCTG GTTGAGCTTATGGGAGGTCATCTGACAGTAAGTAGCAAAGAGCATTGTGGATCGACATTTACATTTGAACTTCCATATAGGGTCTCTTCCAATTCAGGGAATGATTCCGATGATCCTGATGAGCTTCCAGATGCTACCGGCCAAGGAAACAATACAGAAGCTGAAGATTTGACTGCTGGATATTTTCTGTTTCAGCCAGGAACATTAGGTTCTTCCTTGTTTAATTCCAGCAGGACACAAAGTACGTACGGATATAGCGGACTTCCTGACATCAACCCAGTGTCAGAAAAGGCTTCTGATGGTTTTACAATCCCCCAAAggcatgataaaatcgaattcaAGGAAGATTCTAGAGTTAGTAGCAGGGGTGTCTAA
- the LOC141605504 gene encoding histidine kinase 5-like isoform X1, with the protein MEGYIVDNMDVEEEFTAVWPEDVNEAGSQVNVDRLRADQDMLKEVAINSETSEADLEHLNEMMGQSEKGSSQLSYLVQHWEYKQANAVRLLREEVDHLSKQREEAELKRLEILEPYDCNKVAPKKKYEVLAESKGLEIDAEYDTVVYWKQRAVFLEKMLEESRQREQALLEKLEGSIKNMEKQSSPVQELSDILKRADNFTHFILQNAPIVLGHMDKELRYRFIYNHYPSFKEAVSNCLLNCFSQSLDIIGKTETEIFSGAGVKESLDFKREVLERGIPGKREITFETELFGSKTFLMYVEPVLNKAGETIGINYIGMDITDQVKKRERMAKLQEEIAVQRATEIKLNKTIHITEETMMAKQMLATMSQEIKSPLTGVLGVADILSTTNMDRQQRELLNVMISSGDLVLQLINDILDLSKVESGVMRLEATKFRPREVVRHVLQTAAASLRKTLTLEGHISDDVPIEVIGDVLRIRQILTNLISNAIKFTHEGKVGIRLYVVAAPCTTEDQKFVNDHTDIQEKQGENPYGGQNKVDEPKTPSKGGETAFVDDRSYAAESPQTVWIRCDVYDTGIGITEHALPTLLKYMPASADHARKHGGRLAICKQLVELMGGHLTVSSKEHCGSTFTFELPYRVSSNSGNDSDDPDELPDATGQGNNTEAEDLTAGYFLFQPGTLGSSLFNSSRTQSTYGYSGLPDINPVSEKASDGFTIPQRHDKIEFKEDSRVSSRGV; encoded by the exons ATGGAGGGGTATATAGTTGATAATATGGATGTTGAAGAAGAATTTACGGCAGTGTGGCCAGAAGATGTAAATGAAGCCGGGAGTCAAGTCAATGTAGATAGGCTGAGGGCAGATCAGGATATGTTAAAGGAAGTTGCAATCAATTCGGAAACTTCTGAGGCCGATTTGGAACATCTGAATGAAATGATGGGTCAGAGTGAGAAGGGTTCGTCTCAGTTGTCGTACCTGGTACAGCACTGGGAATACAAGCAAGCAAATGCTGTTCGCCTGCTGAGAGAAGAGGTTGACCACCTGAGCAAGCAGAGAGAAGAGGCTGAGCTCAAGAGGTTGGAGATCTTAGAGCCATACGATTGTAATAAAGTGGCGCCAAAGAAAAAATATGAGGTGCTTGCAGAAAGTAAAGGGCTAGAGATAGATGCAGAATATGATACGGTTGTGTACTGGAAACAAAGGGCAGTGTTCCTGGAGAAAATGTTGGAGGAAAGTAGGCAGAGAGAACAGGCATTACTGGAGAAGTTGGAGGGCAGCATTAAGAATATGGAGAAACAATCTTCACCTGTTCAAGAATTGTCCGACATTCTCAAAAGAGCTGATAACTTCACACACTTTATCCTTCAGAATGCACCCATTGTTCTTGGTCATATG GATAAGGAATTGCGCTACCGTTTCATTTACAACCACTACCCAAGCTTCAAAGAGGCTGTAAGCAATTGTTTGTTGAATTGTTTTTCTCAAAGCTTG GACATTATTGGAAAAACAGAGACAGAAATTTTCTCTGGTGCTGGAGTAAAGGAGTCCCTGGACTTCAAGAGAGAAGTCCTAGAACGGGGAATACCTGGAAAAAGAGAGATAACATTTGAGACAGAGCTGTTTGGATCTAAAACATTTTTAATGTATGTGGAACCTGTGCTTAATAAGGCAGGAGAAACAATTGGTATCAATTACATTGGAATGGATATTACAGATCAG gtcaaaaaaagagaaagaatggCAAAGCTCCAGGAGGAGATAGCTGTACAGAGAGCAACGGAGATAAAGCTTAATAAGACGATACATATAACAG AGGAAACAATGATGGCTAAACAAATGCTAGCAACCATGTCTCAAGAGATTAAATCACCTTTGACTGGAGTTTTAGGCGTGGCTGATATTTTATCCACTACAAATATGGACAGGCAACAACGAGAGTTGTTGAATGTCATGATTTCTTCAGGAGACTTGGTGCTTCAGCTTATAAATGACATCCTTGACCTGTCTAAAGTCGAGTCAG GAGTTATGAGGTTGGAAGCTACAAAGTTCAGACCAAGAGAAGTGGTAAGGCATGTTCTTCAAACTGCTGCTGCATCCTTGAGGAAGACACTAACATTGGAAGGACATATTTCAGATGATGTTCCTATAGAG GTGATTGGAGATGTTCTCAGAATTAGGCAAATTCTGACTAATCTGATCAG CAATGCCATTAAATTCACCCATGAAGGCAAAGTTGGAATACGGCTTTATGTAGTGGCAGCTCCATGTACTACAGAAGATCAGAAGTTTGTCAATGATCACACTGACATTCAGGAAAAGCAAGGAGAAAATCCATATGGTGGTCAAAACAAGGTGGATGAACCTAAAACACCAAGCAAGGGCGGAGAAACTGCGTTTGTAGACGACAGAAGCTATGCTGCTGAATCTCCACAAACTGTGTGGATACGCTGTGACGTGTATGACACTGGCATTGGAATCACAG AGCATGCTTTGCCGACATTATTAAAGTACATGCCAGCCAGTGCGGATCATGCTCGGAAGCATGGTGGACGTCTTGCCATTTGCAAACAGCTG GTTGAGCTTATGGGAGGTCATCTGACAGTAAGTAGCAAAGAGCATTGTGGATCGACATTTACATTTGAACTTCCATATAGGGTCTCTTCCAATTCAGGGAATGATTCCGATGATCCTGATGAGCTTCCAGATGCTACCGGCCAAGGAAACAATACAGAAGCTGAAGATTTGACTGCTGGATATTTTCTGTTTCAGCCAGGAACATTAGGTTCTTCCTTGTTTAATTCCAGCAGGACACAAAGTACGTACGGATATAGCGGACTTCCTGACATCAACCCAGTGTCAGAAAAGGCTTCTGATGGTTTTACAATCCCCCAAAggcatgataaaatcgaattcaAGGAAGATTCTAGAGTTAGTAGCAGGGGTGTCTAA
- the LOC141607449 gene encoding uncharacterized protein LOC141607449: MNNFKDMEARMASQVLANHIRPPGGEDSIATPLVTSENIDDTFGSTTTEFEKGRDCEIEDEFVLEEILEAPIERKETEFDPAEVKMIMVEDDPPAAQEAAKDGSRYEKFMNLVMKMESTFPSPEEMPLYFGFLAEVVVRKWSKDDHELVASREECNSVTTNEVPAKLDDSGSFSIPCTVGNQKVDRALCDLGTSVSVIPLTIVKKLDVTNLTRTSIKIKLADRRIKPPIGILKDVMVKIGWLSIPADFMVMDISMGRRSYIIFGRPFLATGGAIVDVQRGSLSFEVGNEKVEFKLPSVSKRELVKDTFASETLGHILCQ, translated from the exons ATGAATAATTTCAAGGACATGGAGGCTCGAATGGCATCCCAAGTTTTAGCCAACCACATAAGACCTCCGGGAG GTGAGGATTCAATAGCAACACCCTTAGTGACAAGTGAAAATATTGATGACACATTTGGTTCAACCACTACCGAGTTTGAGAAAGGAAGAGATTGTGAAATTGAAGATGAGTTTGTCCTTGAAGAGATATTGGAAGCACCAATTGAGAGGAAAGAGACGGAATTTGATCCGGCAGAAGTGAAAATGATAATGGTGGAAGACGACCCGCCGGCCGCGCAAGAAGCGGCCAAAGATGGCTCAAGATATGAGAAGTTCATGAACTTAGTAATGAAGATGGAATCCACCTTTCCATCACCGGAAGAGATGCCTCTTTACTTCGGTTTCTTAGCGGAAGTTGTTGTAAGAAAATGGAGTAAAGATGACCATGAGCTAGTCGCTTCAAGGGAGGAATGTAACTCGGTCACAACAAATGAGGTGCCTGCCAAACTTGATGACTCGGGAAGTTTCTCAATTCCATGCACCGTTGGCAACCAAAAAGTGGACCGCGCTTTGTGTGATTTGGGAACAAGTGTTAGCGTGATACCTCTTACGATTGTCAAGAAGTTAGATGTTACAAACTTGACCCGCACATCCATTAAAATCAAGCTAGCTGATAGGAGAATCAAACCGCCAATTGGGATTCTCAAGGATGTCATGGTAAAAATCGGTTGGCTCTCCATTCCCGCGGATTTCATGGTGATGGACATCTCTATGGGTAGGCGCTCCTATATAATCTTTGGTAGACCATTTTTAGCCACGGGAGGAGCTATTGTTGATGTTCAAAGGGGAAGTTTGTCATTTGAAGTCGGGAACGAGAAAGTTGAGTTTAAGTTACCAAGCGTTTCTAAGAGGGAACTGGTTAAAGACACGTTTGCTTCAGAAACATTGGGGCATATCTTATGCCAATGA